The DNA sequence GGATTGGTAAGTTAATTTTATGTTTCCGTTTACGTTAGTAATTGTTTGGTGATGATGAGCGGCGGGCTTTCACGATCTAGATGAGTAGGGATCCCCATAAGCTGAACCCTCCTCAGCACCCATCTTCCTAGCCTTCTTATCACACCAAATCACAAGTTTCATCTTCTCCTGAATCTCCTTCGATTTAAGTTTATGCTCCTCAACCTTCTCAACATCATATATATGTATGACTTCATACCCCAACTCTGCAAGATAATTCGCTATATACCTCCTATGACATCTAAACCACAACCTCTCAGAACAAAGTATCACTGCACATCGATCACCAATCAAGTTAAGCATTTTTGAAACGCTAGACTTGAATTCCTCAGTCTTCGCAAATTCACCATACCCCTCCCTCCTATAACCCCCAAGCTCAGGGAAATGTTGATA is a window from the Candidatus Methanomethylicota archaeon genome containing:
- a CDS encoding DUF488 domain-containing protein, with amino-acid sequence MRIYTLGHSTRSFDEFTNILLKFGIEVVVDVRRFPTSSKFPWFNKENLESRLKELNIVYQHFPELGGYRREGYGEFAKTEEFKSSVSKMLNLIGDRCAVILCSERLWFRCHRRYIANYLAELGYEVIHIYDVEKVEEHKLKSKEIQEKMKLVIWCDKKARKMGAEEGSAYGDPYSSRS